From the Pseudomonadota bacterium genome, the window TGGCGAGCGCTCCTATCGCTGAGGTGCGGCCCATCATCGCCGCGCCGCCGTGAAACCGGCTGAAACGGTCGTGAAATGCGGGTGAAGCCGGGTCTGTTCTGGGCTGATCTGCACAGAACGCGCGGAATCGCTGTTGCGGGGCGCGTGGGGCGAAAAGTTCTGACGCTCCTGGGCCAGAATGCGCGCAGGAGTTCGGCTCGTCGGGTGGAAGCCGCGGCAGACAACCACGGCTGGCCACGCCGCAACCAGGAGGCCGCACATGTCCGACGCCCAGAACATGGAACAGCTCGCCATCAACACGATTCGCACGCTCTCGATGGACGCCGTGCAGAAAGCCAACTCTGGCCACCCGGGCACGGCCATGGCGCTGGCCCCCCTGGCCTACACCATCTGGAACCGCCACATGCGCTTCGACCCGCAGAACAGCCTGTGGCCCGATCGCGATCGCTTCATTCTCTCGAACGGCCACGCCTCGATGCTGCTCTGGTCGATGCTCTACCTCACCCAGACGCAGGCGGTCAATGACAACGGCGTTCAAGAGGCGGGCATCACGCTCGACGACATCAAGCGCTTCCGCCAGCTGGGCAGCATGGCGCCAGGTCACCCTGAGTACGGCATGACGGCGGGGGTTGAGACCACCAGCGGCCCCCTCGGCCAGGGCTGCGGCAACAGCGTGGGCATGGCCATCGCCCAGAAGTGGCTGGCGGCGCGCTACAACAAGCCGGGCTTCGAGCTCTTCGACTACCGCGTGTACGTCTTGTGCGGCGACGGCGACATGATGGAGGGCGTGGCCTCTGAGGCGGCGTCGCTGGCGGGTCATCTCGGCCTCGACAACGTGTGCTGGATCTTCGACAACAACCACATCACCATCGAGGGCAGCACGAAGCTCGCCTTCACCGAAGACATCGCGGCGCGCTTCATGGGCTACGGCTGGAACGTGCTGCGGGTGGGCGACGCTAACGACGTCGCGCGCATCAGCCACGCGCTCGACGTCTTCGCGCAGACGAAAGGGCGCCCGACGTTCATCATCCTCGACAGCCACATCGGCTGGGGCTCGCCCAACAAGCAAGACACCGCGTCGGCTCACGGCGAGCCGCTCGGTGAAAACGAGATCACGCTCACCAAGCGCTTCTACGGCTGGCCGGAAGACGCGAAGTTCCTCGTTCCCGACGGCGTGATCGAGCACTTCGCAGAGGGCGTCGGCAAGCGGGGCGCAGAGGCGCGAAAGGCGTGGGACGACAAGCTCACCGAGTACCGCCTTGCGTTCCCCGAGCTGGCCCACGAGATTGACCTGATGCAGCGGCGCCAGCTTCCGGAAGGGTGGGAGACCGCGCTGCCCGTCTTCCCCGCCGACGCCAAGGGAATGGCGGGTCGCGACGCCTCCGGCAAGGTGCTCAACGCCGTGGCGCCGCGTCTTCCCTGGCTCGTGGGCGGCTCGGCCGACCTTGGTCCGTCGAACAAGACGCTGCTGGGCGGCGACGCGGGCAGCTTCCAGGCCGGCAGTTACGCGGGCCGCAACCTGCACTTCGGCATCCGCGAGCACGCCATGGCCGCGGCGGTGAACGGCATGGCCCTGTCGAGGCTGCGTGCCTACAGCGGCACGTTCTTCGTGTTCAGCGACTACGCGCGGCCGTCGATTCGCCTGGCCGCGCTGATGCGCATCCCCAGCCTGTTCGTCTTCACCCATGACGCATTGTCTGACGGGGAAGATGGTCCCACCCATCAGACCATCGAGCAGCTTGCCGCGGTTCGCGCCATCCCCAATCTGGTGGTGTTCCGCCCCGGCGACGCCAACGAGGTGGTCGAAGCGTATCGCTACGTGCTGGCGCTCCAGCACCAGCCCGC encodes:
- the tkt gene encoding transketolase; translation: MSDAQNMEQLAINTIRTLSMDAVQKANSGHPGTAMALAPLAYTIWNRHMRFDPQNSLWPDRDRFILSNGHASMLLWSMLYLTQTQAVNDNGVQEAGITLDDIKRFRQLGSMAPGHPEYGMTAGVETTSGPLGQGCGNSVGMAIAQKWLAARYNKPGFELFDYRVYVLCGDGDMMEGVASEAASLAGHLGLDNVCWIFDNNHITIEGSTKLAFTEDIAARFMGYGWNVLRVGDANDVARISHALDVFAQTKGRPTFIILDSHIGWGSPNKQDTASAHGEPLGENEITLTKRFYGWPEDAKFLVPDGVIEHFAEGVGKRGAEARKAWDDKLTEYRLAFPELAHEIDLMQRRQLPEGWETALPVFPADAKGMAGRDASGKVLNAVAPRLPWLVGGSADLGPSNKTLLGGDAGSFQAGSYAGRNLHFGIREHAMAAAVNGMALSRLRAYSGTFFVFSDYARPSIRLAALMRIPSLFVFTHDALSDGEDGPTHQTIEQLAAVRAIPNLVVFRPGDANEVVEAYRYVLALQHQPALLTLSRHALPTLDRAKYAPAAGTAKGAYVLADAPDGNPEVIILASGSELNVAVAAHELLVAEGVRSRVVSIPSFDVFERQSAEYRESVLPRSVKVRVAVEQATPFGWDRYVGPDGVVIGMTGFGESAPIGDLNKHFGFTPENVAAKVKAQLALTAGNA